Sequence from the Bufo bufo chromosome 10, aBufBuf1.1, whole genome shotgun sequence genome:
CACTGCCTAAACAAATTTACATTACACAGCCGCCCTCCCTCCATCTCACCTTTGCCTTCCAGGAAGAGTTCTAGGAATTCAGGAAACGATTGAGAGTCTGGCATGAATTTGGCCATCTTATGGAAATAATAAAAGGACACGGCCACGTCTTTGGGATTCCTCATTACGTAGATGACCTGAATAGAAAAGAAAATCCCTTATTATCAGCTTCCTCCACATACACATTCTGTATATGCTGCACTGTAACTAAGCTGCAATACCTCACAcagccatggacaagagtggcgctgttttaaGGAGAAAGCagcctttatttttttcattttttaaaatacaAATTTCTACTTTGCCATCACAAATGAATATAATTTCTTGATTCTCCCATTTTATAAAGATAAATTCCGTTCAACCGTTTTGTATTATATCTGTTCCAGGAAAAGCTGGGTCCAATCAAGGCGGTTCATTACAGGTCTAATATGCTCAGAcatgccaacactgtttttggcaGGGCAATCCCCAGAAGAAGGCTGAAACAAGGATTCTGGTTTGGAGTTGTTCCTCAGGGGCGGAGCTTCTATGCCCCAGTCGTAATCATTTAGCCATTGgtaagcatggctgcatgctgcTTTGTTGTCTCTCATCACCTAATAATAATATAGGGATTCTTGGTCGCATATTGAGTTAGATTTGGCATTCAAAGCTGGGTGATGGCACCTAAGGGAGCAACTActcacccaactttcccagaaacagataggaaactgatgaaaaaaaaaaaaaagtacggtATGTACTAGAGGAACTATGAGGCTGCATATAGCACAGGAAAGTAACGGTGACACCCAGGAGATAACACTTTGCAGAAGTCTGACATCTATTCATAGAGTTGGGTTTTTACATGTAATGTCAGAGGATAAAAGCGATAGGACTTGACTATTTCTCCAATGTatccaaaataaaacaaaatggaAGCAGATGGGTAGTGCcaacaatatcagattggtgggagtcttATTCCTgatacccccgccgatcagctgtttgaagaggctgtgacctcctcacagcttaccaagcacagcgccataccgtgtatagtggccgtgcttggtatcgcagcgcaGGCCCTATAACtgtttgataagaatttagctataaggcccaggggagtagctataggggaagcggctgctttgcggtccaaactcagaaggggcccacccaggaggaggacaaaaatattttattgtcagggccccctcaacagtataatACAATGATATTATATACAGGCACTGTAGGAAGCGGTTAGAGCAGCTGCCTGGTCTGAGAGAATGATCTTGACTAcctacaggagtgggggttgcaaagaagttgctgggggaagggcccattcaaaaatttgctgtggggcccagtcatttccagTTACACCACTGATAAGGCCTCTTTGACACGTCAGTGAACAGACTTGTGCTGCCCGTGGTCTCCACGGACCGCTCAcatacccattgactttaatgtttgTAGTCACACGGGTCGTGGTGACACCACGGAAGCATGTCCTATTTCGTTCGGCCTCACGTGTATTGTTTGGCCCATGGTTTTCACAGAatgttggtaggagatgctctggaaattaatttccAGCCTACCAGTGTccatggaatacggatgacacacggagggcaagAAAATGGACACATAGACCAAACgcggatccttcacagacatcttcacagatgaaccactgaccatcttgtcgcggatgtcatcacggacatgtgaacgaggcctaatgaATGTTTTATGAGCAGGCATGAGCTCAGAGATGAGGGCTACACATCGAGCCATCAGAGCAGCTTCCTGACGGATTCACTGTAGAGCAGAAGTCAATGGTctgcagacagagagagagaaagccgcagaacaaaaactgttgaaaatttttaatttttaaaaatgttttttagcccaatttgagtaaaatgcaatgatataaaaaaaattgaccctGAAGGTAtttattgcctttaagaataaattCAATAGTAATAAGGCACAGGTAAGGCTTTGCCTGTACACCCAAAGAGAAGGAGTGACTGCAAACCGATCAAACGTGGCCATGTGAGATGGGTCAAAAAGGCCCACGGGAATACCCGTGCATCAGGGAAGAGGTTGATATACTGCCATGAGGTCACCAGAGCCACCGTGATGATGTGACAGTTGTATACTGAATTCTATAGAAGTCTTGATGCACCATTTGAAGAGATGAGCCCAACCACCAACCTCCCTTGTGGACGGTCAGAACCTAAGGGTActgccacacattcaggtttttattgtgcagtttttgaagcccaaAAAATTTTTAAGCTGTTTTTGCTGCATCAAAAAAATGGGAACGTGTTGCAGCACCCTTATAATACATAGACGTTTTAGTTGTTGCAGCTACTTGGTGTGCCTGCACCATAGAATCCTACCTTTGTTTTAGACTTTTGCAGGGCTGGAGCTAGTATATTGCTCGGAAGATGAGTAGTGATGAATCTGGGGCCTTCGTCATCTTTTAGGGTATCCTTAAAGTAGGTGTGTTCCAACCACGGAGCGCGCATCCAGTTAGGTACGGCGGTAGCTATCTCTGGATCCCCTTGGCTATAGATAAGAGTCAGGATCTCTTGCATCCATGTGGTCCCTATAAGATGGCACAATGTGATATATCAGTAgaggactctaaggatccattcacatgtccgcaatttcgttccgcattttgcggaacggaattgcggacccattcatttatatggggcagcacgatgtgatacggaattgcggacccgcacttccgcatccagaattccgttccccaaaaaaatagaacatgtcctattcttgtccgcaattgcggacaagaataggcatattctattagtgccggcaatgtgcggtccgcaaaatgcggaacgcacattgccgctgtccgtgttttgcggatccgtggatccgcaaaacacacacggatgtgtgaatggaccctaaaaggtaTCCACCAGACATACAGACCAGAGATTAGTCCATGAGGACTGGGAGCTCCCTTTTTTCTAATCCCGGACAATgcctttaaaaggaacctgtctctACTATACTGAGTGACAGACCCACTGATTATTGGCCTAGAACTCAATACTTTTATTCAGTACTGAGAAGGTGAACCTTCTCAAATcatattctacattttcaaaccagaacctggatctgaatatttttggaattgtatgtaattaaaaatgttgtaaagCCAGTGAgctgttcaataaaatgtatccgtatagcgccacctgctgtttgttctttccctTATTTTTTGTCCCTCTTACGGAGctggtcgcacgtgctcagtttaaatcttcaactgttacCAGCCTTATGCTACTATATGAAGTTATATATTGCCGTATACAGCTATACACTGTTATCTACTACCATactctgttatatactgctgtatactgctatatactaCTATATGCTGTTATATACTTCTATATACTattatacactgctgtattttgcTATATGCTGTTATATACTTCTATATACTattatacactgctgtattttgcTATATGCTGTTATATACTGACATATACTACTATTTGCCattatatactgttatatactgctgtattttGCTATatgctgttatatactgctgtatactatTATACGCTATTATGTACTGCTGTAAActactatacactgttatatactgctgtatactgctatatgctgttatatactgctgtatactatTATACTCTGTTatatatgtaacgccccagagtggcattaccactttttACACCCCTCTACTATCTCTTATGGCTGATTtaatgtcatcatgtgtatttatttccaggtcctgcatATTGTGTAAATCTGTAACTGTTAAAGTGTAATGTGTctggtttaccagcagatggcggcagttATGGCAGACTTAGTTTGCATAGAAGGGAACCTTCTATCCATTCTAgcactctctagagagggaggagttttagttagTGAGGAGCAGTTGAGAGTACCCCCTGTAAGGGGATGGGTGTGGAGCAGGCTCAAATCCCTCCTGGAGGAGTCCTGCTAAGACCAGCCAGCCGAAGACCATCAGTTCGGCTGGAACAAGAGAGAAAAGAGTAAAGAGCCTCATACAGCAAAGGAAAAGTTCGctggataaagataaagatataaataaagataaagactaagtcagactacagaaagccaagtacagcagaaaggaaaagtttctattcaATCCTGATAGCACAGCAGAGCTAAAgagtgacagatgtagcagagccgaatgtgtctgcctgccagaatttaagccaaagcctgctggggacCAAAGTacagttggaagattgtttcctgatgaaagtttattcaagtaaagctgttatcgacTTTAATACAAGTTTGGACTCCATTTCTTTCATCATCCCTTAATCCACTGTTCACCccatttgcactgcttcggacgaccactcctggggttccaggatatccagataggagcactgtgacacgtgcATAGCCACACTCAAAGGGACATTACAGGCTACCCTtaaaccactctggcattcctacacctgggtacgacCATCACCATCTACTTAGGTGGACCCTGTCCctcattgctgaaatgcaactggcgtcataaCAAAAAACTCTTATTAAAAAAGGGACCCCCTGGCGCCCCTCTCTTATGGGGAGTCCGTCCATTGcatatactgctgtatactacTATACACTGTGATATACCGCTGTGTattgctatacactgttatatactccTATATATTACTAGATGATGTTATATACTTTTGTATACTATtctacactgttatatactgctatacgCTGTTATATACTGTTGTGTACTACTATACACTGTTACgttctttgtgtgtgtgtatatatatacacacacacatcatgcAGGGCATTGCTTAGGAAGTATTACCGCTACTGGGGGTTAGTTCTGCAGTGTAATAATAAGGGACTTTGCATAGCACAGCGGGTACAGTACTgggagtagcagcaggatgatagaaaagtgaggaatctaagatgtctgtgcgaAAAGCTTTGCAgacacgagatgcggctgaaagaaatcatcatggcggtctggaccgaatggagaagaagaaagagaatgtctacatcagaggagacgtcactggatgtaagaggcatgtAGTGCTGTACTCtcctgtatgtaatgtccataaaCAGCAGGGCTAAGAGGAGTTAGAATGAGAAGTGGCCCAGTGGAAggatcgggggaggggggggggcatttcaatcttgggcagcagaaaggctatagGTGCGCCCCTAGTTCCTTCCCCTACATTACTGTGTCTGACGCTCTCGGTTTACATTATTGCACCGCTAACCGAGAGCATTTTTCAGTAATAACCTTATAAAAGGGAATTGTCAGTTAAGCATTTCCCTAATATTTTCTGCAGCCAAAAGCAGTTGTCATACTGTCTGTACGAGCACACGCTGACCAGTAAGGGTTAAACACCAATACGCCTACTATATACACAGCCTCCTTCATCGAGAGCCGACTTCACTCCAGCGACTGCAGTGTTCACAATTTCCATGTCAGATTTCTGAACACTAAGACTGACCCTTGAGAACTAAGATAAAACTTATAGTTTGCTGAGACTTGTGGTTCCACAGCAGTCACAGAAACTGcgatttattttttccccctacCCGGCAAGTCTACACTTTGAGATCAGAAAATTTGAaacttaaatacataaagggaatcaacaaggtaaaagaggagagaatatttaaaagaagaaaaacttctacaagaggacatcgttttacattagaggggcaaaggtttaaaagtaatatcgggaagtattactttactgagagagtagtggatgcatggaatagccttcctgcagaagtggtagctgcaaatacagtggaggagtttaagcatgcatgggataggcataaggccatccttcatataagatagggccaggggctatccatagtactcagtatattgggcagactagatggacacattctatgtttctaaaatcACCTAACCTGCAATTCCCTCATTCCGTGTCTCTGTCTCTATTCCTGGTATGCCATGAGTGGACATAGCAGAGGGCCCCTGAGCAAGAACAGTATGTGTGGCCCCTGCTGCTTTACGGAGAATATATGAAGAGTGAGGGgctcctcatagtgctcctcgccCCTTACTAGGACTTCAAAATCCTTtacttattttaggccatggaaactttggagctttttttttttgtatgggaCCCCTTGCCTATAGGGCCCCGATACAGCTGCATCAATGGTATATCCGCCCCGGGGGTATACCATCCATTAGTGATTGTATAACTCCAAAAATATGATTAGATATGCCCTGATCACCTGCTCATATATGCATTgagaacacttaaaggggtagtccaacTTCatatagtcccccccccccacccagcagGACATACTTTCCTGCTCCCCGACGCTCAGTCCTGGCTCTGTGGGTCCACCCCGTCTTTGCTGCACTTCGGTCCTTGCATGTAAACTTTCGGCATGGACGGGGACACTTCCACCGCTGCAGTTAATCAGTGGCCACTGCAGCGACGTATTCCCAAGCGGAAAGACGTCACTGCCACCACTGGATGCACAGGTGTCCCCGTTCATGCTGGATGTTTACAGGCGCAGTCAAGACAGTGGTGAACCCACGGAGCTGCAGCCGAGCGTAAGAGAACAGGTATGGCTGGTTGGgggggtatttaaaaaaatctatatgaagttggacaacccctttaagtgacaacCTGTATTCTGCCTATGCTACAGCCAATACAGGCTGCCATAAAACAGCCTATGTATGTGCAACGGGCACCTCaccccagggccctctatgtaACGAacacgtcccaggtgtaggaattgccgagtggtatagtgcggcctaaaatgtctctttatgtgtgtcatggtgctcctacctggatacggctggactctgaagcaggctttggctccgaagcaataaatatggggaataattgagggatgtgaaagaaagattgagtccagaccttgtaggtAGTTGAACAgcagttttacttgaataaacgtttatcagacagctttgtcttggtcccagcaggctttagcattaaactggcaggcaaactccactctgctatatcaTTCTTTCTGAATCTGCTGTACTGAAAGGcttgctgtataactcagcttcttcggtatgctgcactctctctctgtagtctgaatcTAGGTTATACCAGGGaattttcctcctggctcctgaggcttcaagctgtgGCCTCCCTGGCCTCaccctggggtgttacatatgcaGACAGCAGTGCCGTAGCTAGGCTTTCTTCACCCGGGCAAAGATTCAGTGCCCAGTCCTCCGTCTAAAATACCCTGGACAAGGCAGATTGGTTAGTCCAGGGattcccaacctgcggccctccagctgttgcaaaactacaaacctcagtcaggggtgcacctagcctttcagctgcctgaggtgaaaactgaacccccccccccccatgccaattttttaacctaacccctttaccacaatgaaagcgctcattgcccatggtccttctgctgctcccctcttgcccctacctggtgatcgcctcacctggcctcattggtggtgcacccctgcccccaGTGTGcgtagacagcctacagctattagggcatgctgggagttgtagttttgcaacagctggaggactagCTCCCGGCCCCTCCTCACCTGCTCCCCGCTAGATTCTTATCTTAGAAGCCTATTGTGGAACTACTACTTATGCAATTGTCCCCGATAGGTAAAAGCCTGCCATTCCTACCTGACTTGGGGTATGTAACGATCACCATGTCTCCTTCCCTGAACTGGAATTCCTGGGCGTACCGCAGGGACTCTGGGGTGTGAAGATGCCCCGGCAGTTGAATCCCAGCAAATTCTTCGGTCACGTCCATCCTGTCCATAGCGACTGGTGGAGGAGAAGCAAGGTTTAAATAGGAAACGCATGTCCACCTTCCTGTTGTGGATTAGGTCACAgatgtttgctttttttttttaacttcctacCTCGGAAGCTTCCTATGAAATCTCAATGTCTTGTCAGCTTCCTTTCACCAGTTTTGAGCAACTTCTCCTCTGTTTGGGGCGGTCGTGATCTCGCCTCTCTGTGTCATAGTTGAACGGCTGCCAAGATCTTTGTGTAGGGACCTGGCAAATGTATGCATAGGGGGGGGGAAGTGCCTCCAAAATTCTAAGTGCTCTACTGTAAGATgtttgtagtatacgggagttgtaatacccgttactaccaaaggtcacttggtgtgctgtcgtccctcctaattaatggaagttgctttatgtcagttttataaaatgtaatgtaatgtgtgtattttcctgtcactgaaacttgcacttacaggcctgctaggggtgtcattcctacttctagtccatagagggagctagggagccctagtttatataaggccagaccaggaagtgcaggggagacggagtctagtatctgtaatctacagttggagattagactatgtctgagacaagtccaggcctgaagcctgctgttcaggagaagattccctcctgaatacccatatgcagaagcaggaacatcttagcctaagggcctgaggaacctttcagaagctaggagagactgaggcaaagatcagaggagccagaggtactaagaaggacagaggaggtacttatctaagcccaaatcaaggatataaagccagacttaggttaatgggccttggtggaggattgctacattccaggatcagacagagttagagtgcaagctcctttgctgcaaatcctgtgttcaacactctgtaataaccttgctgtaactgaattgcctgcatcgaccgaattgcaaaatcgactgtatgctgaggaactgcgtttccaatattgtctctgcctgcaaactactaaagttgacgttctgtttaagactacgtttcctcaatttattcctgcatccgcaaacggcgtgccaccgtttacttggcactggcgtcacgaactattcctacctatacctgcccttgcagagagtcagctgtaccaggttagtgtatattgcactactacacccagaaacacctactgcacaacttgagtacactgcacctctcttttggcgtcacgaacaggatacgcacgctttatagtgcaagaagcgtgtactttgtgccttatacaagtgccctgtgaccaaagtgacaatttgcctgttttattcaagtggactttgtggactgaaaatcatacccaaagtgtaccaaaaacctctaaaaagcgctgtacagtattgcgctgcacagaggaagaaaatcgccgcattggattgtggttttgtggactttaaacattcctgcttgctgtcagtgaacagacagcgtttgtacctaaagatggccgctgagctggctgaatttactgctgcgtcaccttcatcccgaaaaggcgggaaaaattggcgcctttctgaggaaaaggcgggaagaaggtcaaggacaggcgccacggcttatctggacatttgcatgtctgccagcatggacaccgccttccctatattgagatacctggggggcggcctcccagtgcaatgggaggagctgactactttaattgacgcgtccctatcgctctcctcagtaggatcgagcatgttggattgtgagcagagtgttgctgcagcgtccgcacctatgattggaaaaatgaccgacaccggtgtagagccagaggaggctccaccggcctacgctccgggaccggagcaacccgcctgccgcaccagggagaaggaacccgagccctactatggctcatggagggacttttttcagccatcgtttaaatggtcgtccctgatggcggagattcgggaggccgctatcaagcggaataccaagacaaAGATTGTGTATGAGGAGCTAACTAAGACCATACATGAaagacatacgcacacccaaccccgcctggaaaggagaaagggagtggtgctgtcgtttgacaaatcccgtggctacgggtttattcaggactatcttactggcagagacctctatgtgaatcgcaggtctgtcaagagagactacctcccttcgtaccagcacagcctccgcgagggagaggaagtggagtacacccctgccgagagcctgcgaggcccctatgcgactgctgtgacccgtccgaagcgaggacctgaggattgggaggcagacgaaggagaagactactctggctgcgagcgagaaccggaacgctctccagagccggcccatcacgccttccaggagcggagctccttcatcgggccgaacgtcttctggcagccaaccgtgttggagaaatgggtgagcccctacccttcccccgagctgccacgtcgggagaagacactatccgagctggagcagcaaagaggattgagtgctaccttccagaacatcaggatgggacggagaccagatgcaagtccagaacctgaagaggccgagtctgcatcagcggtgactgtacctgcgccggcggcgccagcagagaacagcgactccgacaccgagagtattggtgagcagatcgtccggctggaggagaagttgcgggagttgcgtaagacctacaccgccaggatccagacgccgccgaagaaggatgaggtaagggtgcctgtcaccacccgccgaccgccttctgttgtcaccgctccgtcagtgccccagaccggacccgcgattgctgtgaattgctgcacccagagcaccggaccgcttgctgcggcggtaccaagtatgtcacaccctgcagtgattatgccagggccggcacggcccaccagagggttcacccctaggcctatggggccaatacctattaggggcccctttaccctgcagctaccccctgatacagtcatgtgggcccatcctcctgtagaggaatactacagaagatacctccctgcagagccaagtagctacaatatgccactgtgatcagcctgctaggcctgtgatttatttcttcagaaggtgatgttaacccttccaggacaggagtcctatgttgctggtcctttgttgcaactgccagtttgtccacggctcagtggtaggtgttgaccactgaaatcaccaagtcagcaaggccacgtttgtttccaggacctcctgcctgcttttgtaaccccacaccaagttgtgcctgttcctttgttgcaccttttacccttcacccccttttcaggttgatcaggggttttacagcacttttctggctgtccattttattgtgcaacctgttactaaggaaccgtgcccggagacagactcaaaagtacctgagcctctgagattcttattcttttaaaagtattgtgcccagagatggactccaccgcatgagagcctctgtgatttaatgagaaataacctgggtacggactcatgtttgttatttgagcctccaagaacttttataccgttttctactgttttatcatggacttattcattgtcatggactatcctggttctaatgttacgctgtgccaggtcagcgcccccgttccattcactatcctgagagaagagaacgacgccccttgtcactacccttcacttttgccaattggacctgatgtaaatgtaaatgcagatgaattacatgtatgtctgcctgcatgtctctcttttctatttcaggtagagattccagttgggagacccatgatggagtacgaggtcgtactcagcttaaagcagtggggtatgtagtatacgggagttgtaatacccgttactaccaaaggtcacttggtgtgctgtcgtccctcctaattaatggaagttgctttatgtcagttttataaaatgtaatgtaatgtgtgtattttcct
This genomic interval carries:
- the LOC120981123 gene encoding sulfotransferase 2B1-like — its product is MDRMDVTEEFAGIQLPGHLHTPESLRYAQEFQFREGDMVIVTYPKSGTTWMQEILTLIYSQGDPEIATAVPNWMRAPWLEHTYFKDTLKDDEGPRFITTHLPSNILAPALQKSKTKVIYVMRNPKDVAVSFYYFHKMAKFMPDSQSFPEFLELFLEGKVYYGSWFDHTKGWYGQKKNLDIFYITYEDMQKDLRRSIKKLCGFLGCPMYTEEVDKVEEHCRFAVMSQNVMVNYSLVPRDIMDHEQSKFMRKGIVGDWKNHLTDEQNERFDKIYKEKMADCDLHVVWTID